A stretch of the Alnus glutinosa chromosome 6, dhAlnGlut1.1, whole genome shotgun sequence genome encodes the following:
- the LOC133871491 gene encoding uncharacterized protein LOC133871491, which translates to MGRESWVEIGRRLKKAVKKFKLLLTCNVRLWCLRSTVGRSSYSRRLSFDDRLGLRGCIEDDKLDGDRYHLVPTGIQRARSFASDDDIDKRAEIFIANFRRQLRLERQVSLELSYSRSRGSSFKGDKEN; encoded by the coding sequence ATGGGCAGAGAGAGCTGGGTAGAGATAGGCCGTCGCCTCAAGAAGgcagtgaagaaattcaaacttTTGCTTACCTGTAACGTGAGGCTATGGTGCTTGCGTTCGACTGTCGGTAGATCTTCCTATAGCCGCCGGTTAAGCTTTGACGACCGGCTGGGCTTGCGTGGATGCATCGAGGATGACAAATTGGATGGAGATCGATATCATTTGGTGCCGACTGGGATTCAACGAGCGAGGAGTTTTGCTTCGGATGATGATATTGATAAGAGGGCCGAGATTTTCATTGCGAATTTCCGTCGGCAGCTTCGTCTTGAAAGACAGGTTTCTTTGGAGCTAAGTTACAGTAGATCTAGAGGGAGTAGTTTCAAAGGCGACAAAGAGAATTAG
- the LOC133870182 gene encoding large ribosomal subunit protein bL28m produces MAFRGKEMMKKVLKNIGGEKNLAPGMKESLKKCIPDSKVVMGRAKRGLYAGRHIQFGNRVSEDGGNKSRRNWKPNVQEKRLFSYVLDRHVRVKVTTHALRCIDKAGGIDEYLLKTPYHKMDTEMGVFWKAKIEKLYEELGKMEVVFFSREDEAKFEEGFKDLKLAERTARREARRQMYGWSGKPKQIEEGQLEDQVNDKEAARIGDGSSHVGLHEQLVANS; encoded by the exons atggcGTTTAGAGGGAAGGAGATGATGAAGAAAGTGCTGAAGAATATCGGCGGGGAGAAGAACTTGGCGCCAGGAATGAAGGAGTCGCTGAAGAAATGCATACCGGACAGCAAGGTGGTGATGGGTCGGGCCAAGCGCGGCCTCTATGCCGGCCGCCACATCCAGTTCGGCAATCGCGTCAGCGAAGACGGCGGCAACAA ATCAAGGAGGAATTGGAAGCCAAATGTCCAGGAGAAGCGGCTATTCAGTTACGTTTTGGACCGCCATGTTCGAGTGAAAGTCACTACTCATGCCCTCCGCTGCATTGACAAAGCAGGTGGGATTGATGAGTACCTGCTGAAAACTCCTTACCACAAGATGGACACAGAAATGGGTGTCTTCTGGAAAGCGAAGATTGAGAAGCTGTACGAAGAGCTTGGGAAGATGGAAGTTGTTTTCTTTTCACGCGAGGATGAAGCCAAGTTTGAAGAGGGTTTTAAAGATCTGAAACTAGCTGAGAGGACGGCTCGCAGGGAAGCTAGGAGACAGATGTACGGTTGGTCAGGCAAACCAAAGCAGATTGAGGAAGGACAACTGGAAGACCAGGTGAACGACAAGGAAGCTGCAAGAATTGGGGATGGAAGTTCACATGTTGGTTTACATGAGCAGTTGGTTGCAAACTCCTAA